The genomic segment AAGCGCTGGAAGTGGGCGCGGAACTCCCACCGACCGTCCAGAACAAGTCCGAGGTATCTCATCGTTGTCTTTAGATCGATGCGAGTTCCGCCCACCACAATGTGCGCTCCGGCTGGTGGAGCATTCCGAGGCCCATGGAAGCACAGGGCCTCAGATTTGTTCAAGGCCACCTCTAAGCCGAGTTGTCGGATACGCCCGACAACGTGGGCCACACCCGCTGTGGCGAGTATGGCGGCCTGCCTGAACGTCGGGCCACGTGCCGTGACCAAGGTGTCATCGGCATAGCACGTGAGCTCGACTCCTCTGAGGTTAGCGCCCCGGAGCACCCAATCGTAAccgatgttccacaggagtGGTCCAAGGACCGACCCCTGTGGGACACCGCACGACATCGGCTGTCGTCCCCACTGCTCACGTCCTGGGAACACAACGCACCGATTAGACAGGTACGCCGAGACGATACGCCTAAGGTACCTGGGCATCTGATGGTACCTCATTGCCTCCTCAATGCATTGCCAGGGCAAGGTGTTGAATGCATTGGCGATGTCAAGTGACACCGCCAAGACCACTTCACGTCGGGATACGGCCTCATCTGCCAGGGTCTTAACGCGCAGTATGGCGTCGATCGTGGAACGACCGTGGCGGAAACCATATTGGCAATCTGCCAGGTCGGGGCCAACCCGCGTGAGATGCCCGATGATGCGTTCGGCAATGATGCGCTCGAAAAGCTTGCCCACCTCGTCCAGCAGAACGATGGGACGGTACGCAGATGGAGAGTCTGCTGGACGTCCCTCCTTCTTTAGGAGGACAAGCTTGCCGGTTTTCCATGCCAGGGGGAATCTGGCTTGTTCGAAGCAGGCAGAGAACAACCTAAGCAACCTCGGCTCTAAGGCGCTAGCGGCTAACGCCCACGCGCGACCCGGTATACCGTCTGGCCCAGGTGCCGTGTTTTTGGCTTTGAGCCGCAATAAAGCGGCGCCCAGTTCACCAGCTGTCACCTCGGTCACCTCAGTCTCCTCGCTGTCTCCCTGCCATGGAGGTACCATGGGCGGGGGTGTGAAGCCCTCCCGCATGGGGAACAACGCCTCCACTACGTTCTGTAGCAGGGTAGGCTCGAGACTCTGAGTTAAGGGCGGAGCCCATGGTCTGAGCTTGGCACGTACCATTTTGTACGGCCGCCCCCATGGGTCGCAGTTCAGAGTCTCCAGCATCTCCTGCCGAGACGCCTCCTTTGCTCGACCGATTGCGGTCTGCAGGGTCTTCACGCAGACTCTGTAGATGTTATAGAGTCTGCCCTCCTCATCGCAGTCACGAAGCCTGCGTCTCCTTTGCCGGGAGTACTGGCGTCTAGCTGCAACACAGGATTCGCGCAGCTGCGCGATCTCCAGAGACCACCAGTAAACCCTCCGTTTGGGAGAGACGGGCTTGGCCCGAGGCATCGCCGCGTCGCAGATTTGCGACATTGCCTCGTTTAGCTGAGCAGCCTCGTCCTCTATCACCACGGGGCCATCGAGATTTGAGACCCAGGCCTGGACTATGGCCGCCTCCGTCAGCAGGTCCTTGTCGAGGTTCTTCAGCACCCAACGGGGACTGTCTCTTTGTAGGGGTCGGCTTGGGCCGTTCGGGGCAGCTGCGGACGTGGAGACGTCGAACCGGATATACCTGTGATCCGACAACGTCTCCACGCCCTCCAGCACTTCCCAGCCCTGGACACGGCGCGCCAGGGCAGCGTTTGCGAACGTGACGTCCACGATGGAGCTGCCCTGTTGCCGCACGCACGTGGCTACCGATCCCCGGTTGAGCAACTCCAGACCGATCGAGATTGCCCACTCCTCCAAAACGCGGCCGCGTGCATCTGTCCCTGGACATCCCCACGCCAAAGATTTGGCGTTGAGATCCCCAGCGACAAGCACGAGATCCGGGCGGCTTCTGTCGATCAGAGCACCGACCTCGTCCAAGAAGGTCTCGAACTCGGCCAGAGTCCGATTCGGCGAGAAGTACGTCCCGATGATCATCACGCCGTCTACAAACGCCGAGACAAAACCCCGGCCTCTAAACATACGCTCAAAGGACGAGGAGCCGGCCGACGTCTGCGTGACAATGGCGACGAGGCTATCCAGGTCGCCTAACCAGTTATCCCTGGGTGGGATGTAGTAAGGCTCGCTGATCACCGCCAGTCCGATCAGCCACTCTGCCATCGATTGCGAAAGCAGGTCTTGGGCTCTGGAGCCGTGGCCGATGTTCGCCTGGAGGAACCGAGTAGCCATTAATCAACAGCCATGGTCGGTTCCACCTCGGCCCGAGCTTCAGCGTTCGCTGACGGGCGGACAGGCAGCGAGGAGGCCCTGGAGCCTACACCAGCCTTCCTTCCTCTGTTCCTGCGCTTGGATGGGGCAACACAGGAACCCATCCGATGGTGCGCAGGTTTACCAGCAGCCTCGCATATGGCGCAGTGAGGCGCAGCTGTGCACTTTTGGCCGATGTGACCGGCCTGGCCGCAGCGATAACAGAGATTGCTGCGGTCCACCTCAACGTCGCACGTCGCTCTTACGTGCCCCGTCTCGAGACAGCGGTAGCACCGCATCGGCCGGGTCTCTAGCAGCTTCACTTGAGCCGCCACCCAGCCGACCAGTAACCGTCCACCCTCCGACACCTTCTTTGCAGCAGCCACTGGGCACCGCAGCCAAACCGAGCCAAGACCGGTTTTGTCACGGCGAATTTCACCGGGCTTCACCTGGTCTGCGGCACATTGGCCAGCTCGAGCCACCGCTGCCAccaagtcctcagcggtgactGAGTCATCCAGGCCCGAGATCCGCATCTCTGCAGATCTGATGGGCCGATTGACTCGGACGACGTCCTCATCCAGAACCTCTCTCAGCTTTTGAGCGAGAGAGTCAGCCTTCTCGTTGCTGGTGCTTCCCGTCACCTCCAGGATGCGGGCACCCGTCACGGCTCGTCGGAACCGGACAGCACCTATGCCAAGCTCATCCAGCTTTATTCGAGCTCTGGCCTGGGCCAGTACTCCGGCATAGGAGGCACCGTTTTCCTCTGCGCCAGGCTGCAGAGTTAAAACAACTGCCGCCGTACGGGGAGGATGCAGCTTCACCGGGCCACTCTTTTTCTGAGTGGTGGTAGCCTGCTTCTTCGTGCCCTTTTTGGCGACGACATTCCACGGCTCCTCCATTGTGGAGGGTGCGGATGGAAGCGGTCGTGGCACACGAGGCGCAGCAGCTTGTTGGACAGCGCCGGCctttcccttcttcttctttttcttcttcgtcttcttctttttctttcccTTCTTGGCCTCAGCGGGGGCCGGGTGAACTGTCGTAGCTCCACCTGACTTCGCAATAGGCTCCGTCTGAGCCGGGGTTGGCTTGACGGCAGGAGAGGCTTGCGAACGCTTTTTGTCGGCTGACAATGGCGGACGCAGTCTCCTTTCCGGGAGAAGTCTTCCCTCTAAGGCCTCTAGGCGCGCGTTAACCATCGTCCCTACCTGGACCATGATGGTTCGCGCTAGGTCTTCCTCGTCATTGGGGGCCGAAGTGGCCTTCTGAGGCCGCCTCTGGCCGCGAGAAGTCTGCTTTACAGCAGACGACTCATTAGTCACGTCCGGGGGTGGCGCAGGGGCGCCCTGTAGCTTCCGCAGAAGCTCCATCTCCACTCTGACGTTAATGAGCTCGTTCTGGAGGCTGGCCATTTGGGCCTGCAAGCGGGCATTGTCCGCTTGAATGCGGGCATTGTCCGCCTGCAGTTGCCTCGTAACGTCAGTGGAAGTCCGCTCGACTATCACCTCGAAGGCAGCTTGTATGGACGCCTTGGCGTCCTTTAGCGCCTTCACTAAAGTGCCCTTCAGGTTGCCGGATTTAGTGGCTACCTTCTCAACCACCTCTAGGGCATCCAGCACCTGTTGGTTCAGGTCCTTGGTTGGGGCCTCGCATGTTGAGGGGGATTCCGAAGGGCGCGCCACCCTAGTCCGTGAGACTTGGTTGGCATACCCCGCGATTTCCTCCGCAGCTTGAGTTTTTAGGAACTCGTTCCTCACGGCGGTGACATATGCCTGTGCCTTGGATAGGCCTGCGTACTTCCCGGTGTTGGATCGGCGGGCTCTGCCTTTAGTGGCAGTCTCCTCTCCGTCACTGCCCGAGGGCGACGCCGATGTTGACGATGTCGTTGTCAGGCGACGCCTCTTTGGGCCCTCCTCTGCCCAGAAGCGGCTCCTGATCTCCGGGGACCCCGACCTGGATGGCACTGCCACCAGGTTAGTATCCGTCCCATCAGAGGGTGCGGCTTTCTCGGCATCGACATCCATGTCGACTTTCTCTTCGTCCGGTATTGAGATGCGCTCCAGGACCACCACCGCTTCGGGAAGCGGTGATGGTGCTGGTGCGCTTACGTCCAATCCAGTTTCTGCAAAAGCCGGGTAGAACGTAGTTCTACGGCTTCGCAGTTCCCTCACGTCTGAGCTTAATCTGTTTCCGTTTTCGCAGCCTTGGTCGTGTTCACGGAGGCCAGCATCTTGCTGGCCTACGAA from the Pectinophora gossypiella chromosome 11, ilPecGoss1.1, whole genome shotgun sequence genome contains:
- the LOC126370916 gene encoding uncharacterized protein LOC126370916, whose translation is MVRGSGSKGAPGRSPRSEKTNNKMEKQIRNSSPPAGTPSERPRPSSEGKPHTYTAGGKDCFVGQQDAGLREHDQGCENGNRLSSDVRELRSRRTTFYPAFAETGLDVSAPAPSPLPEAVVVLERISIPDEEKVDMDVDAEKAAPSDGTDTNLVAVPSRSGSPEIRSRFWAEEGPKRRRLTTTSSTSASPSGSDGEETATKGRARRSNTGKYAGLSKAQAYVTAVRNEFLKTQAAEEIAGYANQVSRTRVARPSESPSTCEAPTKDLNQQVLDALEVVEKVATKSGNLKGTLVKALKDAKASIQAAFEVIVERTSTDVTRQLQADNARIQADNARLQAQMASLQNELINVRVEMELLRKLQGAPAPPPDVTNESSAVKQTSRGQRRPQKATSAPNDEEDLARTIMVQVGTMVNARLEALEGRLLPERRLRPPLSADKKRSQASPAVKPTPAQTEPIAKSGGATTVHPAPAEAKKGKKKKKTKKKKKKKGKAGAVQQAAAPRVPRPLPSAPSTMEEPWNVVAKKGTKKQATTTQKKSGPVKLHPPRTAAVVLTLQPGAEENGASYAGVLAQARARIKLDELGIGAVRFRRAVTGARILEVTGSTSNEKADSLAQKLREVLDEDVVRVNRPIRSAEMRISGLDDSVTAEDLVAAVARAGQCAADQVKPGEIRRDKTGLGSVWLRCPVAAAKKVSEGGRLLVGWVAAQVKLLETRPMRCYRCLETGHVRATCDVEVDRSNLCYRCGQAGHIGQKCTAAPHCAICEAAGKPAHHRMGSCVAPSKRRNRGRKAGVGSRASSLPVRPSANAEARAEVEPTMAVD